A segment of the Candidatus Methanomethylicota archaeon genome:
GAGCTTGTAGATATAGGAGCTTGTGAATTAGTTTCAGAAACTTATTACCATTCTTTAGCTTCTCTTATAAGTGAAGAAGAATTTAAAACTCAAATAAATCTTCAAAGAAAAATATTGAATGAAATTTTTGGAGTAAAGACAATAGTAGTAGAAAATACTGAATTTATTTATAATAATGAAATTGCAAAAATAATGGAAGAACTTGGATTTAAAATAGCTTTAACAGAAGGAACTGAGAAAGTTCTTGATTGGCGTTCTCCAAATTATTTATATAAAGCAAAAAATGCAAATTTAATTTTATTAATGAGGAATTATAGACTTTCTGATGACATAGGTTTTAGATTTACTTGTAAAGATTGGATTTGTTGGCCACTTACTGCAGAAAAATATGCAAATTGGCTTAAAATGACTCCAGGAGAAGTAATATTTATTGCCATGGACTTTGAAACTTTTGGAGAACATCATTGGCCAGAAAGTGGAATTCATGATTTTATAAAAGCTTTACCAAAATACATTAAAGATAATGGTTTAGAAATTGCAAAACCTTCTGAAGTTTACTCTGATTTAAGTCCTATAGATGAAATAAATGTTGAAAATACAATATCTTGGGCTGATTCTGAAAGAGATCTTTCAGCTTGGATTGGAAATGAAATGCAAAAATATTGTTTTGAAATTATAAAATACATGGAGCCAATGGTTAAAGCTTCTAGTAAAGAATATCTTAAAATTTGGAGATATTTTACTACAAGTGATTATTTTCATTATATGAGTATGAAAGGAGGGGGAGAAGGAGCTGTTCATTCATATTTTAGTCATTTTAACAGTCCAATTGAAGCTTTTATTATTTTTACTTCTATACTTTCAGATTTTAGATATAAAGTTTATCAATCCATGGGTAAAAAATTAATTTATTATAAAATTCTTTTTGGATCTCTTCCAGATAGTCATGCTTTTCATTTTTATTCTGGTTTTGCAAAACCACTTGGAATAAAAGCAAGAAATTTAATAGAACTTTATAATGCAATTAATAAAATTGATGAAGAGGTTATAATATTTCATATTAAAAGAGGAGATTTAAGTAGATGGATAAGTGAGATTCTAGGATATAGAGAATTAGCAGAGAAATTAAAGAAAATAAATGAAAAAGAAATTAAAGAAAAAGTTTTAAAAATTATAGAGAATGAAATAAAGAAAATTAAGAATTTATTATATGGTGAGGAAGAAATTGAAAAAATATAATGAAATTTCAATTTTTCTCAATCCAAGAAAAGAATTTAAAAAAGATAAAAATGAAATTGAGGTAAGATTTGACAATCTTACAGGAATAGTCTCTAGAATAAATAAAATGAGACTATATAGACCAAAACAGAAAATTGAAAAAATAGAATATAGACCTGATTATTGTCCATTTTGTCCAAATAATATTGAAAAAGATACTCCAAAATTTCCAGAAGAATATGTTAAAGAAGGAAGAATAAAGTGTGGAAATGCTATAGTATTCCCTAATCTTTATCCATTAGCTGGATTACATGGAGTTTGTGTTTTTACACCATATCATAAAATAACTGAAATTAATGAAAAAGAAATATTAGATGGATTAGAAGCTTCATTAGAATTCTTTTCATTAGGAAAAAGAATTGGCCTTCCTTATCATTTTTTAGGATGGAATCATTTATCATCAGCTGGAGCTTCTATTGTTCATCCTCATTTTCAATTAATTTGTTCTAAAAAAGGATTAAATTATGAAAGAATATTATTTAAAGCTTCTAAAAAATATTGGAAAAGAAAAAAGAGAAGTTATTGGAATGATTTATTGAAATATTCAAATAGATATATTGGAGAAACTGAAGGAATGTTTTGGATTGCTCCATGGGCACCTATGGGAAATTTTGAAGTAATTGGTATTAATACAAAAGGGTATAGCTCAATTAATAGAGAGGTATTGAAAGGAATTGTAGATGGAATTGTAAGAATATTAAAAAGTTATTGGGAAATGGGCATTAATTCAATAAATATGGGAATATTTTCTTATCCAGAACAATGTGATTGGTTTAGTTTTCATGTAAGAATAATGGCTAGATTAGATATGCCAAATGATAGAGGATTTCTTGAAATATATTGTGGAGAAATTGGAATTTCTACTCCACCAGAAGTTTATGCAGAACATATTAGAAAATTTTTTAAATAAATTATTTTATTTCCATAATTTTTTCCATTTTATAGTCAAATACAACTCTAACTCCATTTTTATAAAATTCTCTATCAAGTTCTAAATCTCCAGTATCAATTCTTAAAAATTTTAAATTATTTAATTTATTCCTTGTAGCAATTACAGTTATATTTTCAATGCCTACTTTACGTATAACTTTTGAACTAATTTGTTGATTTCCTCTTCCAAAAATAAATCCTTGACCCCCTATTGGAGTTACTATTATATGAGCTTTTCTTCCATTAATAATATTTAATAATTGTTCTTCATTTACATCTTTTGCTATAATTTTTCTATTAAGAAAAACATCAACTCCAAGTAAAGTTTTTTTCTCATTTAATAAATCAGCTATAGCTCTTGTTGTTGTTCCAGGACCTATTATGTATAATATATCTGATTTCATATTTTCAATAATATAAATAGCTATAGCAGCTAAATTTCTTAAATCTGATTCAATATTAGGAATTTTTGAATTTTGAATAAGAATTGGTTCATAAGGTGTAAGTAAATAACCATAAAGTTTTGCAGAAAGTCTTCCTAATCTAAAAGCTTCTTCATCTACATCCATGACTTCAACTTCTTTTAAAGGAAGGCCATTAAATAAAAATTTTAAGGTAATATTTGCAGCACTTATTGGATTAATTGCAAAAACTGCACTATGCATTTTTACTCCACTTGGAATCCCCAAAACTGGAATTTCAAGTCCAATAGCATTTAAAATATCACGTGCTGTACCATCTCCACCACAAAAAACTAAAAGTTCAGCACCCATTTCTTTAGCAGTAATTGCTGTTAAAATAGTATCATGAGCATTAGTTAATTCTTTTTCTTCTCCTATAACTTTATATGAAAAACCAAATTTTTTAACTTCATTTTCTCCCATTAATCCAGCTCCAACAATAAATTCAATTTTATCTTTAAAATTAATTAAATTTGATAGAAAAATTTCAGTTCTTTTAGGAGAAATTGGCTTAGCACCTAATTCAATTGCTCTTTTTAATATTTCAATTCCATCTGTTCCTTTTAATCCAACACTTCCTCCCATTCCAGCAATAGGATTTACTATTAATGCTATTTTTCGCAATTTATACACCTATATATTTCTTTTTTACTTCCTCAAGCCATGGATATAATTTTTTAAGTTTTTCCATAGCCTCCTTAACTTTTTCAGCAGGATATTCATAAGGAAGAAGCTTACTAGATAAGAAATCAGCATATGCTTGCATATCAAAATGTCCATGACCACAAAGATTAAAGAGTATAACTTTTTCTTCACCACTTCTTTTACATTTTAAAGCTTCTTCAATAGTTGCTTTTATAGCATGTGCAGGTTCAGGTGCTGGAATTATTCCTTCAGTTTGAATAAATAATTTTGCTGCTTCAAATACTTCTACTTGATTATATGCTATAGCTTTTAAATAACCAGTTGAATTTAAAAGACTTATAGTAGGAGCAATTCCATGATATCGTAATCCACCAGCATGTATTGGTGGTGGTATATAATCATGTCCTAAAGTATGCATAGGTACTAATGGAGTTATACGTGCAGTATCACCATGATCATAAGTATATTCTCCTTTAGTAACAGAAGGACATGCTGTAGGTTCAACAGCTAATATTTCAATATTTTTCTTTTTTGAAATTTTATCATAATAAAAAGGCCAGAAAAGTCCAGAAAAACTACTTCCTCCACCAATACATCCAATAACAATATCTGGATATTCTTCAATAATTTCCATTTGTTTTTTTGCTTCAAGTCCTATTATAGTTTGATGTAAAAGAACATGATTAAAAACACTTCCTATAGCATAATTAGTATCTTCATGAATTAAAGCATCTTCAATAGCTTCACTTATAGCAATTCCAAGACTTCCAGGATTTTCTGGATCTTCTTTAAGAATTCTTCTTCCTACTTCAGTTTTATCACTTGGACTTGGATAAACTTCAGCACCAAAACATTCCATCATAATTCTTCTATATGGTTTTTGATTATAACTTACTTTAACCATATATATTGTAGATTTTAAATTAAATACCATACATCCAAAAGCTAAAGCAGATCCCCATTGTCCAGCACCTGTTTCTGTAGCCAATCTATTTATACCTTCTTTCATATTATAATAAGCTTGAGCTACTGCAGTATTTGGTTTATGACTTCCAGTTGGACTTACACCTTCATATTTATAATATATTCTAGCTGGTGTTTTAAGTGCTTTTTCAAGTCTTATTGCTCTTATTAAAGGTGTTGGTCTCCAAATTTTATAAACTTCTAATACTTCTTCAGGTATATCAATCCATCTATCTTGAGAAAATTCTTGAGCTAGAATTTGTTTTGGAAAAATTTTAGAAGCAATACCCCCTCCTGGCTCTCTTGTCTGAGGATCTATAAAGGGAGGGAGGGGGTTTGGTAAATCTGGAATTATACAATACCATTTCCTTGGAATTTCATTTTCATCTAAAATTACTTTTCTTAAACTCAACATATTCACCTTTTTAGCTAAAAATGTGCTTAAATGAAATATTTAAGACTTTTCTGTATATATTTGTACAATTAATGTAAATATTAATTGGGATTTAAGGCTTTTTTCAAAAACTTCATAATAAGAAAAATTTTCAAAATTTTTCTATTCCCAAAATTATATAAAGTGCCCGAGGCCGGACTTGAACCGGCGACATTCCGGTCTTCAGCCGGACGCTCTCCCAGGCTGAGCTACTCGGGCTTCAAAATTTTTAGATAAAATTGAGCTTAATAAATTTTTATAGAAATAAATTTTTTAATTTGTAAATCAATATTATAAGGGGCGATGATCGTTCAGAGTTAATATGACTTTTGGATGATTTAAAGGCATTTAAGATAGCCCCTTTTGAAAATTCTCTTTTAATTATACTATCATGTAAAATTTCAATAAACCTTTTAAATAAGATTCTACAAAATTCTCATAAGATGCGGCCGTAGTCTAGCCTGGTCTAGGACGTTAGCCTGCCACGCTAAGGACCCGGGTTCAAATCCCGGCGGCCGCACCATCCTCCATTATCAGAACCATATTTTAGTTTCTTTTCTTCCAAAAAAGCTTTATAAACCTTCAATTTCCATTTTTAAAGATTCTCATATGTCTTTGAAATGTTTAAATACAAAGTCTTAGCTTTTTTCTAAGATTTCCTCATTTATTAGAATAGTAATAGTGACCGTTCTGGCTATTTAATATTTCACCTGATATAAAAATCCATAAATTAATATTTATTACTAAGAATTTTGCATGTCAAGCCATGTGACTTTGAGAATGGAAAATAAGGGCTTGGAGAATGAAAAGAATAAATGTTATATGAGAATTTCCTAGGGGGAAATTATAGAGGAGAGAGGCGTAATAAGATATGAGGTAAAAAGTTATACTGTTGGCCTATATCACTTTAACTCCTTCTTTAACATCAACTACAACACTGAGGTTTACAAGAGAGGCTATGAGGTGACAGTTAGTAATCCAAACTTTAACGCTATAGAAGATAGGACACTTTATAAATCCCACAAATTGACAAAGTGTAGGAGCAATCAAATCGCCAATAATCCTTGATACTTGAAAAATGATGATTAGTATGAAACTAGCACCTAAGATTCGCAACCATCTAAACGCTTGTTTAAGCTATACAGACTAAACTTCCGTTGGTAGTTGGGGCATTTCGTGACAAGATCCTTATAACAAATGAGATGTTAAAAATGCTTGAAGAAGACACAAACTTAGAATATGTTATAGGAGATGTTCAAATGAGCAAGGAAAAGATACTCATGGTTAAAAAGATAATGGAGGACGTGTAGGGCCATACCCTCTTACATAGAAAACCATAAAAACAGAAAAAAATCAAGACAATTATGGAACAAATGACCAAAATCTTGATTAAAAAAAGAATTGTATGAATTTAATTAAGAGAATTAAAAGTCTTAGGGTTAGCTAGGAGTTAAGGATAATGTGGATTAAGGATTTTGAAAGATGTGAGCTGTGCGCCTGGAGTTGTAAGGTGAACAGACTCAAAGAAGCTGGGGTGTGTAGGGTTAATGTCCCCGAGGTCGCCACCTTAAACATATCTTACGCGACAAGGAGCGTAACGGTTACGATGCTTGGTTGCTGCTTTAGGTGTATATATTGTAATGCGTACAGGATATCTCAATACCCCGATGTCGGATGGTTTTACAAGGGGTTCTTAAGCCTGGAGGATCTTACAAATGAAGTAGTAAAGCTGTATGAGTCCGAGAAGTCGAGAAAATTGAACATAAATTCCTTAAGCTTCACAGGCGGGGAGCCCACAATACATTGGCCATACATAGAGAAAGTCATAAACTTAGTTAGAGAGAGGATAAGCTATGTGAAGGTTGGAATAGCAACCAACGGCTTTTCGAAGAGGTTTAGGGAGGTCTTAAGTAAGGTGGATTGGATAAACTTTGAGGTGAAGGCATTTGACGATGAGGTTCATAGGGCCATAACCGGTGCCTCCGTAGCGACCGTTTTGAGCAATCTGAAGGTCCTCGTAAAGGAGTTTCCTGAGAAGATAAGAGTAGTGAGGACAGTGGTAATCCCCAAAATTAATGAGACTCAAGTTTTGAAAATAGCAGAGTTCCTAGCATCAATAGACTCCGAAACTCCGTATAGGCTAATCGGCTATCGCCCCAACTTCATCACTTACTACCATCCGGGGCCAAGTAAAAAATTAATGGAGAATCTCGTTAAAAGAGCTAAAAAAGCTGGATTGAAGAACGTCTCCTTCTCTGGCTGGTATCCTTATAGATATAAGGTGAGGGCTGAGGGAGTATTAGCGTACAAGAGCGAGGAGGCAAGAATTGCAGCTAGCTATGCAAGGGCTGCAGGCTGTGCTCATCACCCTAGGGATTGTGGAAGCTGTAAGTTAAGACAGAGTTGCCCAGCGATGATAATGGAACCGTGGCATGTGAAAGCTTAGAAGAAACAGTATTAATACAACGTTTCTTTCGACTTAGCTATTATTACGCAGCAATTTTCTGACTTGATTTAACAGACATTGTTATATTGTATTTTGAATTAGAATACTTCATAATTTTTCTATTGAAAAATCCTTATCCGTTAAGTTTAAAATTTTATTTGATAAATTTTTGATATTGGAGGGTTTGAACTGAGAGAAAGAACTACAATAGAACTACTTAAAAAATATTTAAAAGGAATTGTTGAAGTCCATCTTTTAGATGGTCAAATAATAAGAGGTAGACTTATTCAAGTGGATGAAGATACAAACAATATATTTCTTGAAGAATGTACAGATTCTGAAGGAAAAAGTTCACCTGCTACTATGATAATGGGATCATCCATATCACATATAAATGTTATATCACCTCCATCTGGTGAAACTTTAGAAGATAAAATATTTAGAATATTAATGAATAATAGTGAACTTACAATAGATGAAATTGCTATGATGTTAAATATAAAACCAAGTAGTGTAAGATCTGCTTTATTAAGATTAAAGAGAAAAGGACTAATACCTAGTGAAAAAACTAAAGAAAAAAATAAATAATTTTAAGTTTTTAATTAATTCATAGCAATGAAGAAAAAGTCCCGAAGACTTTGTGGATGAATTAGATCTTGAGTTCTGAGCTTTTAATAATTATTAAAACTCCTTTAATTAAATCTAATATTATTGGAATAAAAATTATTAACATAAAGAATTTTAAATCTATATTTATACTTAACATTGAATGAATAATCTTTATATAACCACCATTAAGAGCAAAATAGATGTAACATAACCAAAGTATACTTGAAATTATAATAATTAATCCATATAATTTAGTTTTTTTAAGTATAATGCCTAGAGCTACAAAAATAGCAAGTAAGGCACCAATAATAGGTAAAAATGGATGTAAAATTTGATTAATTATAGGGACAATTTCATTAACAATTTGTATTGGTAAAAATTTTTTTAAGATATCTTGTAAATTAAGAGGGATATAGCTGAATAAAAGAAACATTATTATAAAAACAAAAAATCCTCCAATTATTCTAATTTTAGAAATCATAAAATCTCCCTCTCAATAATTCCATAAGGAGTTTCCATAATTAATATTAATTTAATTTTCGTTTCTGTAATCTTAAAATGTCCTTGCATATTTATAGAAAATAACTCTTCAGATTTAATATTAAATTTTGTATCATATAATAATCCAATAATATTTCCTTCAGAATCTAAAATTTTACCTTTTAATGTTCCATTTAATGAAAAAGGAGCTTGATTCTTAAAAGAAATTGGAATAATTATGGAAAAGTGAGTTGAGTTATATGAAGTTATAATAGGATTACCTATAGTAGTATTAGTTATTATTGATGGCCAATTAATAATTTGAGTTTGAT
Coding sequences within it:
- a CDS encoding winged helix-turn-helix transcriptional regulator; protein product: MDEDTNNIFLEECTDSEGKSSPATMIMGSSISHINVISPPSGETLEDKIFRILMNNSELTIDEIAMMLNIKPSSVRSALLRLKRKGLIPSEKTKEKNK
- a CDS encoding DUF5752 family protein, producing MKKIVFFFEMHQPRRIKRNFSITSFEEMNYFDDELNKEIFQRISKKCYIPTLEIFLENSKKYDFKFSLGISGIFIEQCSWWEPKILELIKELVDIGACELVSETYYHSLASLISEEEFKTQINLQRKILNEIFGVKTIVVENTEFIYNNEIAKIMEELGFKIALTEGTEKVLDWRSPNYLYKAKNANLILLMRNYRLSDDIGFRFTCKDWICWPLTAEKYANWLKMTPGEVIFIAMDFETFGEHHWPESGIHDFIKALPKYIKDNGLEIAKPSEVYSDLSPIDEINVENTISWADSERDLSAWIGNEMQKYCFEIIKYMEPMVKASSKEYLKIWRYFTTSDYFHYMSMKGGGEGAVHSYFSHFNSPIEAFIIFTSILSDFRYKVYQSMGKKLIYYKILFGSLPDSHAFHFYSGFAKPLGIKARNLIELYNAINKIDEEVIIFHIKRGDLSRWISEILGYRELAEKLKKINEKEIKEKVLKIIENEIKKIKNLLYGEEEIEKI
- a CDS encoding ATP-NAD kinase family protein; this translates as MRKIALIVNPIAGMGGSVGLKGTDGIEILKRAIELGAKPISPKRTEIFLSNLINFKDKIEFIVGAGLMGENEVKKFGFSYKVIGEEKELTNAHDTILTAITAKEMGAELLVFCGGDGTARDILNAIGLEIPVLGIPSGVKMHSAVFAINPISAANITLKFLFNGLPLKEVEVMDVDEEAFRLGRLSAKLYGYLLTPYEPILIQNSKIPNIESDLRNLAAIAIYIIENMKSDILYIIGPGTTTRAIADLLNEKKTLLGVDVFLNRKIIAKDVNEEQLLNIINGRKAHIIVTPIGGQGFIFGRGNQQISSKVIRKVGIENITVIATRNKLNNLKFLRIDTGDLELDREFYKNGVRVVFDYKMEKIMEIK
- a CDS encoding radical SAM protein, with the protein product MWIKDFERCELCAWSCKVNRLKEAGVCRVNVPEVATLNISYATRSVTVTMLGCCFRCIYCNAYRISQYPDVGWFYKGFLSLEDLTNEVVKLYESEKSRKLNINSLSFTGGEPTIHWPYIEKVINLVRERISYVKVGIATNGFSKRFREVLSKVDWINFEVKAFDDEVHRAITGASVATVLSNLKVLVKEFPEKIRVVRTVVIPKINETQVLKIAEFLASIDSETPYRLIGYRPNFITYYHPGPSKKLMENLVKRAKKAGLKNVSFSGWYPYRYKVRAEGVLAYKSEEARIAASYARAAGCAHHPRDCGSCKLRQSCPAMIMEPWHVKA
- a CDS encoding TrpB-like pyridoxal phosphate-dependent enzyme, producing the protein MLSLRKVILDENEIPRKWYCIIPDLPNPLPPFIDPQTREPGGGIASKIFPKQILAQEFSQDRWIDIPEEVLEVYKIWRPTPLIRAIRLEKALKTPARIYYKYEGVSPTGSHKPNTAVAQAYYNMKEGINRLATETGAGQWGSALAFGCMVFNLKSTIYMVKVSYNQKPYRRIMMECFGAEVYPSPSDKTEVGRRILKEDPENPGSLGIAISEAIEDALIHEDTNYAIGSVFNHVLLHQTIIGLEAKKQMEIIEEYPDIVIGCIGGGSSFSGLFWPFYYDKISKKKNIEILAVEPTACPSVTKGEYTYDHGDTARITPLVPMHTLGHDYIPPPIHAGGLRYHGIAPTISLLNSTGYLKAIAYNQVEVFEAAKLFIQTEGIIPAPEPAHAIKATIEEALKCKRSGEEKVILFNLCGHGHFDMQAYADFLSSKLLPYEYPAEKVKEAMEKLKKLYPWLEEVKKKYIGV